The Gossypium hirsutum isolate 1008001.06 chromosome D03, Gossypium_hirsutum_v2.1, whole genome shotgun sequence genomic interval TGAGTTTTAgatatagcttgtacaacatttagttgacttagatttaaattagtattctaacacaaggttttatatcatgtgatatagaattgcttaggtgctcttgatggaacccacataaagattagggtgccaacagctgataaacctagatatcgaacccgaaaaggtgacatagcaacaaatatgctaggtgtttgtacacctaatatgcaatttgtttatgttcttcctggttgggaaggttcagttgccgatggacgggtgctCCGAGATGCCATCAGTAGAAGACATGGACttaaagttcctcatggtacagtgtatacttagaggaatttgaattactcattaagatcaaactttgtttgctgaattaatcattttttaaaaaattattttataggttgttattatctagttgatgctggatacacaaattgtgagggatttcttgcaccatttagaggacagcaatatcatctgaacgagtggcgtcagggttatcagccaagttctccgcaagagttttttaatatgaaacatgcctcagcacgtaatgtcattgaaagatgctttggcttattaaaacttagatggggaatacttaggagtccatcgttttatcctgtaagggtgcacaatagaattattattgcatgttgtttgctccataattttattcgaacccatatgagtattgatcccattgaagcggaggtgggagaaggattacctactaatgtggtggatgacgatgaaccgaatatcacaaatattcatccatcggatgcttgggcaacttggaggatggaactagccaaccaaatgttcgatgaatggcaagcatctagaaattagttaggtttagggacaaattcagtttgaattgatttgttgatgtttttttatgtataaactttgtgaaactttggtggtctttatgaaactttatgaaactttgttgaattataatgtaattatcttttcattaagcatgtgttataaatttaaatttagtattgaactaccgatataatattataaactgttcacCCAACAATTAAatgatattcaaaatagtaaataatgttaatttgtttttttttttttaagaacaatatgtcaggtgttccaccaacgggtgcttcttctcaagcttctcgaggaagcaaaagaaaatgggttccagaggAGGATGCAaccttggtttcttgcatggtggatttgcacaatgtaggaacatttaatgctgataccgggttcaaagccggttatttgaacgagctagagaaaatgctagaaaaggctttaccaagagcaatgttgaaggcgaaaccaaatattgaatctcggattaggtgcctaaaaagggaatggtcagtcgtctacgacatgcttaatggccaaaacaacagtggttttggttgggacgagcataggcagctcgttgttgctgaagatggagtttgggaatcctatgtaaaggtaaaatgtatttcaagtatttatttgtttttttacaaaacttataactaatatgatttcctcatttttttagagtcacaaagaagcctctcagttcagacatcgttctttcccttactacaaccagcttactgccatatacgcaagagatcgggcgactgggaaagacgctcaaacagctgctgatgttcttgaagaaatacatgctgaggatgatcgtactacagatatgaatgaagagagaaacacattctatgactgcgaagctgacgtctctttagacgacatggatgtttccggtatggatccgcgaggagatagagatcaagggggttcctcatcttcaaacaagagaaaaaagaaatatgatgctcgtgataatgtgtatgcttcatttgaggaggctgccaccttgttgggggaaaaaatccaggccgttggcgatcaaatcagtaggactatggcctccgaggtggtagttcagcagaagtctgaagaaaagatggaagagaaagcttcaaatttatattcagccttatggtcaattgaaggtttaaccgacgatcagcggtatgatgctttgagtaaaattcccgatcatccaactcaaatgatcgttttcttcagtttaccttctgttgcccgattggaatgggtcagaagatttctttctcaccattaaatatcaatgttcaaactttttgatgttgtaaaacttttgaacatattgattatgatgtacaatttcattttcatctaactttttcttagtataagttaattatgtttatgcagaatataattttcaagttatatatttaataataattatgttaatttatattttacagtatcatatattatgatttgagtaaattaatataagaatattaattattaagaatttttttaaattatatagtttaattaaaatacatttaataataattatgttaatttatattttacagtatcatatattatgatttgagtaaattaatataagaacattaattattaagaatttttttaaattatatagtttaattaaaatatatttaataataattatgttaatttatattttacagtatcatatatcatgatttgagtaaattaatataagaatattaattattaagaatttttttaaattatatagtttaattaaaatacatttaataataattatgttaatttatattttacagtatcatatattatgatttgagtaaattaatataagaacattaattattaagaaattttttaaattatatagtttaattaaaatatatttaataataattatgttaatttatattttacagtatcatatattatgatttgagtaaattaatataagaatattaattattaagaatttttttaaattatatagtttaattaaaatatatttaataataattatgttaatttatattttacagtatcatatattatgatttgagtaaattaatataagaatattaattattaagaatttcattaaattatatagtttaattaaaatatatttaataataattatgttaatttatattttacagtatcatatattatgatttgagtaaattaatataagaatattaattattaagaatttcattaaattatatagtttaattaaaatatatttaataataattatgttaatttatattttacagtatcatatattatgatttgagtaaattaatataagaatattaattattaagaattttttttaaattatatagtttaattaaaatatatttaataataattatgttcatttatattttacagtatcatatattatgatttcagtaaattaatataagaatattatccaattaagaatttcattaaattatatattttaattaaaatatatttaataataattatgttaatttatattttacagtatcatatattatgatttcagtaaattaatataagaatattatctaattaagaatttcattaaattatatattttaattaaaatatatttaataataattatgttaatttatattttacagtatcatatattatgatttcagtaaattaatataagaatattaattattaagaattttattaaattatatattttaattaaaatatatttaataataattatgtttaaatatgattaaattatttattattgataataaaaatcttattataatttaaataacaataacaataatcatttaccaaaacaaatttctgctaagggtattctagtcattttagttttttctattatgctattacacctctattccattcaaccaaacacaagattactattacgcctctattccattacattcaaccaaacagtggattagctattacacctctaatccaatacacctctaatcctaatacacctctaatccaatacgcctctaatccaatacagcgaaccaaacgtgccctaaatGTCTTATAAACCACATTTCGAAACCTtaaatgtctcaaattaaagagttttTAAGCTATTTATAGTGATTGTGTCTGGCACcattctctcaaatggtatcatCATAGCCCAAGAAGACTTTTTGTATTTTGTATAATTAGCATCAAACTTAAAATATTTGGGTTTATGGTCCaaataatttgtagctttaattataaaaaatcttataatattttttataataaactttttgaccataaaataatatagttttctagaatttatgatataatttttttcaccATAACTATCCTAAGCACTCATACAtgatcatacttataatataaattttataacttgtataaaagtagggtaaactactaaaatagtcacttttgtttgactcatgttacattttagtcacttatgttatcacgttgtaacattttaatcactgagCCGTTAGTTtctgttaacggtgtaacggtaaactgatgtggcacattaaattatcatttcaaacaaaaattctaggttaatttatacaatcggtccccatatttttttgtttggagtaatttaatttttttcttttatgtttttttaactttctttcttttccattctcttatgcttctccttttgtttttctcccttctccatttctttcaacgtagtttttatatgttttattttttaaacaatttaattttttcgagtgaggcgagcttgtggactagttaCAAATGGAAAGTAtaaaaaaactatgttaaaagaaatgaagaagggaggaaaatagagggagaatcataagagaatggaaaaaaaagttagaagaacataaaagaaattttttaaattgttgaaaatgaaaaaatataggaaccaattgtagaatttaacctaaaattttcatttgaaatgatgatttaacgtgccacatcaacttaccgttacaccattgTCGACAATTAAcgacttagtgactaaaatgttacaacacgataacgtaagtgactaaaacgtaacatttcaaacataagtgactaaaatgtaacctgagtcaaacaaaagtgactattttgatagtttacccataaaagtaaatttttaaaattagatttgggTGTAATTCTTATTCTCTCCTTAATAATTGAAAAGTGTAATTGGATGCTCTAATTATGCTCAACTCAATGGGTCTCACCAATTACAATGGTTATCTAAACATGTTATTTATATGTAATTACACCCAAATCTAATGATTAAGTAGGTTAATATTTATTGtaataaaagttaaaaagaagcatgtttttgaatggttttaaatttaataatcaaaattgtttttaaaagaatatatgatAAACCACGTTTAATTTATTCTTCTAAACCTTTACAAACTGAAGAAGCTATTGGCTTTTTAGGATGATAATAGAAAGAATGACGTAATGAATATTTTTGTTACCTTACGTGAAGGTTTGGAAACGAGACTTTAAAACTAGCACAGAACCTTTGTTCCATTTTCAACATCATCTCATTCACACACTATTCTTGAATTTCATCAATCAATTCTTTTCAACCATCCCTTATCCATGGCAAAAACGAGTGAGAATTTAAGCCTCTTGCCCACAAGTTCCGAGGCTGCCAATCACGATGCGGCAAATGGAGATTCAAAGTCCAACACCGGCACGTCTGATAAGCTCCAGCTGGATGAAGCCTGCAAAGTTGAGTAATGTTGATTGCATATCACTTACTAGTTTTCTAttcttattgttttatttttttaatttctttatttatttcataaaaatattttctaccaAACATGTTTATTTAAGGTTATATCATTCACCTAGGATATTTTATTACAAGAtagtaaaagaaacaaatatatttattttatttttcaaaattttattattttttcaaatattatagtaaagagagaaagaaaatacGATAAGCTCGTGATCCGCGAGAATTTAGAAGAAGATGAATCATGTCTTTGAATTCTAAAGATGGTTCTCGTTTGCCGCAAAATGATCAGGTACCCATGGGGAAAGTCATTGTGAGTCTAAACCGCAGGTATGAAGATCTAAAGGCAGCGGCCCACAAGGCTCCTAAATTGTCTTCCCCTGCTACGGGAGCTGGGGATCCAATGCCCAAGGACGAGACATCTGATCTCGATAAAGCCTGCAACGAGCTCAAATATTTGATTGACGAATTCAAGAAATTGCAAGTGTACGAAACCAATCTTTCTGATCCCCTAGTAACCATTGAAAAAAACGTTGATGACATCCTTGGCGACCTCAACGCAAACCCAGACAACGTGGAGTGGGAAACGACCAAAGACAATCTCAAAGTGCTGAGAAGCAACATGACCAAAGTCAAAGCCCAACTCCCGTTGCTACATCAAACTTCTTCCTCCACCGAAGCGCGCCGTTTGTTAGCCACGACTTCCAGAGAAGAAGCGAGCAAGCTGCCCAGTCCGTACCAAGCGGATGGGATATTCGAGAAAGGGTCTTTCTTCAAAGAGTTTCAACACCGTTACGAAACTCTAGGTATAAGGGAGAAATTGTGTTTGCTGTGTTTCGCGATTTTTCCGGAGAATGCGGAGGTTTCCGAGAGGCTTCTACGGTTTTGGTGGGAAGGGGAAAGGCTAAGGCTGACATCGGAATCTGATACGAAAACGGTGAATGAAATTCTTGACGAATTTGTGGAGCCTGGATTCATCCAGCCTGTTTATAAGAGAAGCGGGTCCAAGGGTAGCTGCTATAAGATGCACCCCATTGTTCGTTGTCTCATCGTTAGGCTTGCTAAGCAGGCCAACTTCTTTTATTACGACTCTAAGGGATACCCCAACATGGAgtttttcaaaagcaaaaagatATGCTTGGTGAAATCTGAAGGACCTTCTTGGTGGTCCAAGGATGTTCTTGCATTTAAAAAGGCACGTGAACAGGCACAGCAAGGGAACGATAAGAAGCAGGCAGAGGCAGGTACAATGACGGAAGAGAAAAAGAAGCAGGATCAGGAATTAGAGGAGCAAGAACGACAAGAAGTGTTCTTCACCAAGAATGCTCGTGCATTTACAAAGGCATGTAAACAGGCACAGCAATGGAAGGCTAAGAAGCAGGCAGAGGCAGATACCATGACGAAAGAGAAAAAGAAGCAGAATCAGAAATTAGAGGAGCaagaacgaaaagaaatggagaagacGAGAGGAAAGCTGGAGACTAGGAGAATAATTTATCTGGAAAATCTGCAAACGTTGTTCAATGTGAGCAAGCAATTTCCCGAACTACCGGAGGAGCTATTTTCTAAGATGAAAAACATAAAGGTCCTTTATTTAGGAAGGTGGGAGCGCACAGCTGAGCGGCATATGGAGGTGGAAGACGTGGATTTTTTAAAAGGGTTGAAGAATATGAACAAGCTAAGGTTTTTTAGCCTTCATGGGATCTCCGGGATCAAGAAGCTCCCTGATTCTATTGGCATGCTCCAGAACTTGAGGATCTTAGATCTAAAAGCTTGTCACACCCTGGAGGAGCTTCCCAAGGAGGTTGGTTTACTCAAGATGCTCTCTTACTTGGATTTATCTGAGTGCTATTTGTTGGACTGGATCCCCACAGATCTCTCAAAGCTCTCAAAACTCAAAGTCCTCAAGGGTTTCGTAATTAGCTCCAATAGCCCATGCACTCTC includes:
- the LOC107938553 gene encoding uncharacterized protein, which encodes MAKTSENLSLLPTSSEAANHDAANGDSKSNTGTSDKLQLDEACKVPMGKVIVSLNRRYEDLKAAAHKAPKLSSPATGAGDPMPKDETSDLDKACNELKYLIDEFKKLQVYETNLSDPLVTIEKNVDDILGDLNANPDNVEWETTKDNLKVLRSNMTKVKAQLPLLHQTSSSTEARRLLATTSREEASKLPSPYQADGIFEKGSFFKEFQHRYETLGIREKLCLLCFAIFPENAEVSERLLRFWWEGERLRLTSESDTKTVNEILDEFVEPGFIQPVYKRSGSKGSCYKMHPIVRCLIVRLAKQANFFYYDSKGYPNMEFFKSKKICLVKSEGPSWWSKDVLAFKKAREQAQQGNDKKQAEAGTMTEEKKKQDQELEEQERQEVFFTKNARAFTKACKQAQQWKAKKQAEADTMTKEKKKQNQKLEEQERKEMEKTRGKLETRRIIYLENLQTLFNVSKQFPELPEELFSKMKNIKVLYLGRWERTAERHMEVEDVDFLKGLKNMNKLRFFSLHGISGIKKLPDSIGMLQNLRILDLKACHTLEELPKEVGLLKMLSYLDLSECYLLDWIPTDLSKLSKLKVLKGFVISSNSPCTLTHLTTLSELEKLSISIHNVKFSIKEEESIKYFSEFKSLTKLKIAWGAGGTKKSLDKAIHPEDKNKTSEASKLGPTAKVLEKYLKLPFLGSSKSVPEKGNVAVAATTAKAGQDKNGDNAKKQKSGAVVQSNVHANNKDQGGRSPKPVLQSELKLEKLDIRCYPDKEPPKWLVPKTLTRLKRLYFRGGEVSHIPVANRHEKWNVEILRLKYLINIKMDWKQVQKQFPELKLLEKVNCPQITFCPCDASGVWEVKQAGTKIRMDAQPS